One window from the genome of Candidatus Methylomirabilis lanthanidiphila encodes:
- the modA gene encoding Molybdate-binding periplasmic protein precursor produces MLRGDRETGRWGRRVRNDATKGWLLGALALVAWFTVASAAPKVELLVSAAISLKEPLQEIGALFEQRYPEVKVVFNWGASGVLQQQIEHGAPVDVYVSAALKQMDELEAKGLLFTDTRRTLAANMVVLITPAAPGFHLASFKDLTKSEIRLIAIGNPRTVPAGEYAQRVLMSLGLWGSLQPKLIFTENVRQALAYVVRGEVEAALVYATDAQSADRAVQVVAAAPEGSHPTVLYPIAVVKTSKQSPEARAFIDLALSEAGQQVLRAHGFLSPPKVSAR; encoded by the coding sequence ATGCTGCGGGGCGACCGAGAGACAGGCCGATGGGGGCGGCGCGTACGTAATGACGCCACGAAGGGTTGGCTGTTAGGCGCCCTGGCGCTCGTCGCGTGGTTCACCGTCGCCTCTGCGGCGCCGAAGGTTGAGCTGCTGGTATCCGCCGCGATCAGCCTGAAGGAGCCGCTGCAAGAAATTGGAGCGCTATTTGAACAACGCTATCCAGAGGTGAAGGTGGTCTTCAACTGGGGCGCGTCCGGTGTGTTGCAGCAGCAGATTGAGCATGGCGCGCCGGTGGATGTGTATGTCTCCGCTGCGTTGAAACAGATGGACGAGCTTGAGGCCAAGGGCCTTCTCTTCACCGACACCCGGCGTACACTCGCTGCCAACATGGTTGTCCTGATCACGCCTGCTGCTCCTGGGTTTCATCTCGCCTCCTTTAAGGATTTGACCAAATCGGAGATCAGGCTCATCGCCATCGGCAATCCACGGACTGTCCCCGCTGGAGAGTACGCGCAGCGAGTCCTGATGAGTCTTGGGCTGTGGGGCTCGCTGCAACCGAAGCTGATCTTCACTGAGAATGTTCGTCAGGCGCTGGCCTACGTCGTGCGAGGCGAGGTCGAGGCCGCCCTAGTCTATGCCACCGACGCGCAAAGCGCCGATCGAGCGGTCCAGGTGGTTGCTGCCGCGCCCGAGGGGAGTCATCCGACAGTCCTATATCCGATCGCCGTGGTCAAGACCTCAAAGCAAAGTCCAGAGGCCCGGGCCTTCATTGATCTGGCGCTGAGC
- a CDS encoding tungsten-containing formylmethanofuran dehydrogenase 2 subunit B — translation MGEIKNRADLVIYWGSNPAEAHPRHPSRYAVTAKGLFTPLGKKERTIVTVDVRPTSSSRMANIAFQIKPNSDYEVLSVLSALVKGHEWDCPEVGGVAIEEWKALVDKMKQCKFGVICWGMGITMSRGKHFNAIAILKLAQELNRFTKFSGMPMRGHGNVVGIQQVLTWQTGYPMSVNFSRGYPRYNPGEFSVADLVGRKEVDAAMVIAADAVGHLPGKTSEYLQSIPLIAIDPKESDTTRVAAVVIPVAQAGVAAAGMQYRMDHIPLKQKKVVDSPWPTDREILERIIARVVAKKNGGRGVAVA, via the coding sequence GTGGGAGAGATCAAGAACAGGGCGGATCTTGTGATCTACTGGGGATCGAACCCGGCGGAGGCGCATCCGCGACACCCCAGTCGCTATGCCGTGACGGCCAAGGGGCTCTTTACCCCATTGGGGAAAAAAGAACGGACGATCGTGACGGTTGATGTAAGGCCGACTTCATCATCCCGGATGGCCAATATCGCCTTCCAGATCAAGCCGAACTCCGACTACGAGGTTCTTTCCGTCCTGTCGGCGCTGGTGAAGGGTCACGAGTGGGATTGCCCTGAGGTGGGTGGAGTGGCGATCGAGGAATGGAAGGCGCTGGTAGACAAGATGAAGCAGTGCAAGTTCGGGGTCATCTGTTGGGGGATGGGCATTACGATGAGCCGTGGTAAGCACTTCAATGCTATTGCCATCCTGAAGCTGGCTCAAGAGCTGAACCGATTCACCAAGTTTTCCGGTATGCCGATGCGGGGTCATGGCAACGTGGTGGGTATCCAGCAGGTGCTGACCTGGCAGACCGGCTACCCCATGTCCGTCAACTTCAGCCGGGGCTATCCGCGATACAACCCTGGGGAGTTTTCGGTTGCCGACCTCGTAGGTCGCAAAGAAGTAGACGCCGCCATGGTTATCGCAGCGGATGCCGTCGGTCATCTTCCGGGCAAGACGTCGGAGTATCTTCAGTCGATCCCGCTCATCGCCATCGATCCCAAAGAGAGCGACACGACGAGGGTGGCCGCGGTCGTGATTCCCGTGGCACAGGCCGGGGTGGCTGCCGCCGGCATGCAGTATCGGATGGATCATATCCCGCTTAAGCAGAAGAAGGTGGTCGACTCGCCCTGGCCCACGGATCGGGAGATCTTGGAGCGGATCATCGCAAGGGTCGTCGCAAAGAAAAATGGCGGGCGCGGCGTTGCCGTCGCCTGA
- a CDS encoding tungsten-containing formylmethanofuran dehydrogenase 2 subunit B produces the protein MSEGVVTNDVKKVEVFTGVTCPFCGTACDDIEIRVEDGKITTVKNACALGKATYMHYQEDLATPRIHGQPATIEQCIDAAAEILAKAKYPLIYGLDSTELSAQRKAIQLAELIGANIDHTSSV, from the coding sequence ATGTCTGAAGGTGTGGTCACAAATGATGTCAAAAAGGTAGAGGTCTTTACCGGTGTAACCTGCCCATTCTGCGGCACGGCGTGCGACGATATAGAGATCCGTGTTGAGGATGGAAAAATTACGACAGTCAAGAACGCCTGCGCCCTGGGCAAGGCGACCTATATGCACTATCAAGAGGACCTGGCGACGCCACGGATTCACGGACAACCCGCGACCATCGAGCAGTGCATCGATGCAGCCGCGGAGATCCTGGCCAAAGCCAAGTACCCCTTGATCTATGGCCTGGACTCGACCGAACTGAGCGCCCAGCGGAAGGCGATCCAGTTGGCGGAGCTGATCGGCGCCAACATCGACCACACATCGTCGGTCTGA
- a CDS encoding formylmethanofuran dehydrogenase subunit D codes for MAKKHFTVITARTLTQGQAMHVGKESKEYLDEISTARMNLKDFEELELCDGDRIRLATEHGSTVLKCAKGDVPQGMVFIAYGRLINPIVGPDTQATGMPD; via the coding sequence ATGGCAAAAAAGCATTTCACGGTGATCACGGCCCGGACGCTCACGCAAGGCCAGGCGATGCACGTCGGAAAGGAGTCGAAAGAGTATCTGGACGAGATCTCCACGGCGCGAATGAACCTCAAAGACTTCGAGGAACTCGAACTGTGTGACGGCGATCGCATTCGTTTGGCCACCGAGCACGGCTCGACTGTGCTGAAATGTGCAAAGGGTGATGTGCCCCAGGGGATGGTGTTCATTGCGTATGGGCGACTGATTAATCCGATTGTCGGCCCTGATACTCAAGCGACCGGGATGCCGGACTAG
- a CDS encoding Phosphate-selective porin O and P: MQRTFVVATVVICLVWGMGAPVASAADRLSELAQQLESQKQALDAQKKIIEALQQEINTLKQDRVHQQALEREVEGLKQAQQENQQLKQDVEKIKVATVPKFDAGFKNWQPYIRSTDGNFSLNPVGRIQFDYRNFEDGNRRNLDGTELTNRFLVRRARIGLGGTFYKYFDFFVEADFGQGASGRDGNVVLTDGYLDVHYWPELKLRAGQFKVPFGYEELFSDNNIDFVERSVADNLVPSRDMGVMVHGSTFDGRVSYALGGFNGSGQNKRDPNDSKDIAGRLVLAPFKTTKLPWLKNLQVGGDVTWGDQDSGQSVQGKTDAQFVFFRSIPTRGDRLRYSGEAAYYYGPFTMYGEYIQTREERKGLGAGGSDLRDLYGRGWYVAMTYLLTGETKVPGQPVIATRWASPVGPEKGWGAWELAARFEQLDLRAKDITGNRVNAVTAGVNWYLTPNVKWMADFVENWFSNERGTPFSFANPNNTRTTAWEVLTRLQLWF; encoded by the coding sequence GTGCAGCGTACGTTCGTCGTAGCAACTGTGGTGATCTGTCTGGTATGGGGTATGGGTGCACCCGTGGCGTCTGCCGCCGATCGATTGAGCGAGCTGGCACAGCAACTCGAGAGTCAAAAACAGGCACTCGACGCTCAGAAGAAAATCATTGAGGCGCTTCAACAGGAAATCAATACCCTGAAACAAGATCGAGTCCACCAGCAGGCTCTGGAGCGCGAGGTTGAGGGTTTGAAGCAGGCCCAGCAGGAGAATCAGCAACTCAAACAAGATGTAGAGAAGATCAAGGTCGCGACGGTACCGAAGTTCGACGCCGGTTTCAAGAATTGGCAGCCCTATATCCGATCGACGGACGGCAATTTCAGTCTCAATCCGGTCGGCCGCATTCAGTTTGATTATCGCAATTTCGAGGACGGTAACAGGCGGAACCTGGACGGTACCGAGCTGACCAATCGATTTCTGGTCAGGCGGGCCAGGATCGGCCTGGGCGGGACGTTCTACAAATATTTCGACTTCTTCGTTGAGGCCGACTTCGGACAAGGAGCGTCCGGGCGGGACGGCAACGTCGTCCTGACGGACGGCTATCTCGATGTCCACTACTGGCCGGAGCTGAAACTCCGGGCTGGGCAGTTTAAGGTTCCCTTCGGTTACGAGGAGCTGTTCTCGGATAATAATATCGACTTCGTGGAGCGGTCGGTCGCGGACAACCTTGTTCCGTCCCGCGACATGGGTGTCATGGTACATGGCTCAACATTCGATGGCCGCGTCAGCTACGCGCTGGGAGGTTTCAACGGCTCGGGTCAGAATAAACGCGACCCCAACGATTCAAAGGACATCGCCGGCCGTCTTGTCCTAGCCCCGTTCAAGACGACCAAGCTGCCGTGGCTCAAGAACCTGCAGGTCGGAGGCGACGTCACGTGGGGTGATCAGGATAGCGGCCAGAGCGTACAGGGCAAAACCGACGCGCAGTTTGTGTTCTTTCGGTCCATCCCGACGCGAGGCGATCGACTGCGCTATAGCGGCGAAGCGGCATACTACTACGGGCCCTTCACGATGTACGGCGAGTATATCCAGACGCGGGAGGAACGGAAAGGGTTGGGGGCCGGAGGGAGCGATTTACGCGATCTGTACGGCCGTGGCTGGTACGTGGCGATGACCTATCTGCTGACGGGCGAGACCAAAGTTCCTGGCCAGCCGGTCATCGCAACCCGGTGGGCGTCGCCAGTGGGGCCTGAGAAAGGATGGGGAGCGTGGGAACTGGCAGCCCGCTTTGAGCAGCTTGACCTTCGGGCAAAAGACATTACAGGCAATCGGGTCAATGCGGTAACCGCCGGCGTCAACTGGTACCTTACGCCGAATGTCAAGTGGATGGCCGACTTTGTTGAGAACTGGTTCTCGAACGAGCGGGGCACCCCCTTCAGCTTCGCGAATCCCAACAACACGCGGACAACCGCATGGGAGGTCCTCACGCGGCTGCAACTGTGGTTCTAA